From Pseudothermotoga thermarum DSM 5069, a single genomic window includes:
- a CDS encoding 4Fe-4S cluster-binding domain-containing protein encodes MIFLINTIRVFFNDHPVYPSVSVYFQGCDAIPKCVGCHNPETWDFDEKFAINYDEILSISVEKLSFLLNGFSKVALAFVGGEPLSERNRECVKLLSRDVKKIFGSKVLTILYTWREPIDLLPLKDYIQSIDEFVLGRFEISLKEDGFPASKNQMYLRKEQLEEFFMTFEGGKAYVLEVFK; translated from the coding sequence ATGATTTTCTTGATCAACACAATTAGAGTTTTTTTCAACGATCATCCTGTTTATCCAAGTGTGAGTGTTTATTTTCAAGGATGTGATGCCATTCCAAAGTGTGTTGGATGCCACAATCCAGAAACCTGGGATTTTGACGAAAAATTTGCAATAAATTATGATGAGATTCTCTCAATTTCTGTGGAAAAGCTTTCTTTTCTTTTAAATGGTTTTTCGAAAGTCGCTTTAGCCTTTGTTGGTGGAGAACCTTTAAGCGAAAGGAATAGGGAGTGCGTAAAACTTCTTAGCAGGGATGTGAAAAAGATCTTTGGCTCGAAAGTTTTGACAATTTTGTACACCTGGAGAGAACCAATTGATCTTTTACCTTTGAAGGATTACATACAAAGCATTGACGAATTTGTACTTGGAAGATTTGAAATATCCCTCAAAGAGGACGGTTTTCCTGCTTCTAAAAATCAAATGTACTTGAGAAAAGAGCAGCTAGAAGAATTCTTTATGACCTTTGAAGGGGGAAAAGCTTATGTTTTGGAGGTTTTCAAGTGA
- a CDS encoding anaerobic ribonucleoside-triphosphate reductase, with translation MFWRFSSDFVEDFEKVPEIFKELEGLSWQLDPVLFTENFFTKGIIDSSIDVNANVRSTNVYTYFNEVAKPLTKLYSIYAIYERMKELFGPNDAKTFLRYQMYGDIYVHDAHHAAFAPYCYAYSLRPIVEKGLFFIDTVKSIPAKHLSSFIQHVIQFVMFASNQQSGAVGLPDFFVWLAYFYKKDIEAGVIPKGKEQEYLEQHFQIFTYSVNQPIRGTQSPYTNFTYLDRNYIKTIFENETYPNGERIVDNIELIIDLQKKYWQWIAKEREKQMFTFPVLTAALLYIDGKFLDEDSARFINKVNLKWLDTNFYVSSSIDAVASCCRLTSSTKDIKFSVQPEELKGMSNSIGGSDLNIGSFKVVTINLPRIALETKDKEAFKKRLIEKVELVQKVLVAIRSLIVDRINQGVLPLYNLGLMKLERQYGTIGINGFFEALEILGLVNYGPDGVSYTKEGEEFGIHILDTINEQNKAGLKKFGFNFNVEQIPAEKAAAVLAEKDRIIYGTKYMIYSNQWLPLTADADVMNRIKYSGLFDRKVSGGAILHVNLDSPFRDEKQSWNMINLMAKMGVIYFAFNTKISVCLEGHAFYGEVCPRCRGKKVDEFTRIVGYLVPTNSFNKHRKLEFAERKFYQNIITV, from the coding sequence ATGTTTTGGAGGTTTTCAAGTGATTTTGTCGAAGATTTTGAGAAGGTACCTGAAATTTTCAAAGAACTGGAAGGTTTGTCCTGGCAACTTGATCCTGTTCTGTTTACGGAAAATTTCTTTACAAAGGGGATAATTGATTCAAGCATCGATGTTAATGCAAATGTCAGAAGTACAAACGTTTATACCTATTTCAACGAAGTAGCAAAACCTTTGACAAAGCTTTACTCAATTTACGCAATATACGAAAGAATGAAAGAACTCTTTGGACCAAATGATGCAAAGACTTTTTTGAGGTATCAAATGTACGGAGATATCTACGTTCACGACGCGCACCATGCAGCTTTTGCACCTTATTGTTATGCTTATTCTCTTAGGCCAATTGTTGAAAAAGGTTTGTTTTTCATAGATACAGTAAAGTCTATCCCTGCTAAACATCTTTCTTCTTTCATTCAACATGTCATTCAGTTTGTAATGTTTGCTTCCAATCAGCAGTCTGGAGCCGTTGGTTTACCAGACTTTTTCGTTTGGCTTGCATATTTTTACAAAAAGGACATTGAAGCAGGTGTCATTCCAAAAGGAAAAGAACAAGAATATCTTGAACAGCATTTTCAAATCTTCACTTATTCAGTAAATCAACCTATCAGAGGAACGCAATCGCCTTACACTAACTTCACCTATTTGGATAGAAACTACATTAAAACCATATTTGAAAATGAAACTTACCCAAACGGAGAAAGAATAGTCGACAACATAGAGCTTATAATAGATCTTCAAAAAAAGTATTGGCAATGGATAGCAAAAGAAAGGGAAAAGCAAATGTTTACCTTTCCAGTTTTAACTGCCGCACTTTTGTACATTGATGGAAAATTCTTGGACGAAGACAGCGCAAGGTTCATCAACAAAGTTAATCTAAAATGGCTTGATACCAACTTTTATGTAAGCAGCAGTATCGATGCTGTTGCTTCCTGCTGTAGACTTACAAGTTCAACAAAAGATATAAAGTTTTCAGTTCAACCAGAGGAATTAAAAGGTATGTCAAACTCTATCGGTGGAAGCGACCTAAATATAGGTTCATTCAAGGTTGTCACCATAAATCTTCCTAGAATTGCACTTGAAACGAAAGATAAAGAAGCTTTCAAAAAACGATTAATTGAAAAAGTTGAATTGGTTCAAAAAGTTTTAGTGGCAATCAGAAGTTTGATAGTAGATAGAATTAACCAAGGAGTTTTGCCACTTTACAACCTTGGTTTGATGAAACTGGAAAGACAGTACGGAACAATTGGAATAAATGGATTCTTCGAAGCTTTAGAAATTTTGGGTCTTGTCAATTATGGACCAGATGGGGTAAGCTATACCAAAGAAGGAGAAGAATTTGGAATACACATACTAGACACAATAAATGAGCAAAACAAAGCTGGTTTAAAGAAATTCGGTTTCAACTTCAATGTTGAACAAATACCAGCTGAAAAAGCAGCTGCTGTTTTGGCTGAAAAAGATAGAATTATTTATGGAACAAAATATATGATCTATTCGAATCAATGGTTACCTTTAACTGCAGATGCTGATGTAATGAACAGAATAAAATACTCTGGCTTGTTTGACAGAAAGGTTTCTGGTGGAGCCATACTACATGTGAACTTGGATTCACCATTTAGAGATGAAAAACAATCTTGGAATATGATCAACCTGATGGCCAAAATGGGGGTTATTTATTTTGCTTTCAACACAAAAATAAGTGTTTGTCTCGAAGGACATGCTTTCTACGGCGAAGTATGCCCAAGATGCCGTGGTAAAAAAGTGGACGAATTCACAAGGATCGTCGGTTACCTAGTTCCAACAAATTCTTTCAACAAGCATCGCAAGCTCGAATTTGCTGAAAGAAAGTTTTACCAAAATATAATAACAGTTTAA
- a CDS encoding SDR family NAD(P)-dependent oxidoreductase produces MKLSSFKWALVTGASSGIGKEFAIELAKRGINIVAVARNREKLQETINQCNQLGVQTIEYLADLSCPENVKKMVEDLSDLKIDLLVNNAGFGLYGEFIKLELDELEKMIELNIKALTALCHFFAKKMVEKQKGGIINVASIAGHLSVPYFNVYSATKAYVYNLSISLWAELRKYKVHVMCVSPGPTDTMFFERAFKGQNFQKFRKMMKPNEVVVKALKAFEKNKVVYIPGITNKFVANFIAKLLPHKLMAKFLTTS; encoded by the coding sequence ATGAAATTAAGCAGCTTTAAATGGGCACTTGTTACAGGAGCTTCTTCTGGGATAGGAAAAGAATTTGCCATAGAGCTTGCAAAAAGAGGGATAAACATCGTTGCCGTTGCAAGAAACAGAGAGAAATTGCAAGAAACCATCAACCAGTGCAACCAATTAGGAGTTCAAACGATTGAATATTTAGCCGACCTTTCCTGCCCAGAAAATGTGAAGAAGATGGTTGAAGATCTTTCTGACTTGAAAATCGATCTTTTGGTGAACAATGCAGGTTTTGGACTGTATGGAGAATTCATCAAGCTTGAACTTGATGAACTTGAGAAAATGATCGAATTGAATATCAAAGCTTTGACAGCTTTATGTCATTTCTTTGCAAAGAAAATGGTTGAAAAGCAAAAAGGTGGAATAATAAACGTTGCGTCAATTGCAGGGCATCTTTCTGTTCCATATTTCAATGTTTATTCTGCAACCAAAGCCTATGTCTACAATCTTTCAATATCTCTTTGGGCAGAACTGAGAAAGTACAAAGTCCATGTTATGTGTGTTTCACCAGGTCCAACTGATACAATGTTCTTCGAAAGAGCTTTCAAAGGGCAAAATTTTCAAAAATTCAGAAAAATGATGAAACCAAATGAAGTGGTGGTTAAAGCATTGAAGGCTTTTGAAAAAAACAAGGTTGTGTACATACCTGGAATAACAAACAAATTTGTAGCGAACTTTATTGCCAAGCTTTTACCCCACAAATTAATGGCGAAGTTTTTGACCACAAGTTGA
- a CDS encoding bifunctional aspartate carbamoyltransferase catalytic subunit/aspartate carbamoyltransferase regulatory subunit, translating into MEKSFRGRTLAVIRDFSVEEQLFLYQKTKELKQKWLAKESLEEFQIKDPVNIYIVFVEPSTRTKESFINAAKFHRNARVNIFDAEHSSFNKNESYVDTFCMLTSYGDYSIFITRTRLEGVPRLLERKVGEFAQRHGIEKPAFINGGDGRHEHPTQELLDEFTFLEHNNFDNSHIRIALIGDLLHGRTIHSKVDGLRVFRNVEVDLIAPEEIQMPEHYVQRMIENGFEVRKYCSIDEYLASENVAKIWYFTRLQLERMGEDILEKEHILRKAVTFRKDMLDKIPEGTKFYHPLPRPKVNSEIPTFLDNLPLNGWETQARNGFWVRIVLLSMLGGAITMECDDVESNEQQQEDEYEFIIPAPITHGSKGVEKEGKRGIKPIENGTVIDHIAKGKMPEEIFATIVKIRKILKLYDCDSADGIFKSADGNFKGYISLPNRYLTKKEIKKLAAIAPNVTVNIIKDSTVKEKYRIKLPPRIYNFDEIRCKNENCITHPKNGENVGASFVRVGDKLVCEYCETPHDYSEIWTI; encoded by the coding sequence GTGGAAAAGTCTTTTCGTGGAAGAACGCTTGCAGTGATCAGAGACTTTTCCGTTGAAGAACAGCTTTTCTTATACCAAAAGACGAAAGAACTTAAGCAAAAGTGGCTTGCAAAAGAAAGTTTAGAGGAATTTCAAATCAAAGATCCAGTCAACATCTACATAGTTTTCGTTGAACCAAGCACAAGGACTAAAGAATCTTTCATAAACGCGGCAAAATTTCACCGCAACGCCAGGGTAAACATATTTGATGCGGAACATTCTTCTTTCAACAAGAACGAAAGTTATGTCGACACATTCTGTATGCTCACAAGTTATGGAGACTATTCGATATTCATCACGCGAACAAGGTTGGAAGGAGTACCCAGATTGCTTGAAAGAAAAGTTGGAGAGTTTGCACAAAGGCATGGCATAGAAAAACCTGCTTTCATCAATGGTGGCGATGGTAGGCACGAGCATCCAACCCAAGAACTTTTGGATGAATTCACCTTTCTTGAACACAACAATTTTGACAACTCACACATAAGAATTGCGCTAATAGGAGATCTTCTTCATGGTAGGACAATTCATTCGAAGGTTGACGGTCTGAGAGTCTTCAGAAATGTTGAGGTAGACTTAATTGCACCTGAAGAAATTCAAATGCCAGAGCACTATGTTCAAAGGATGATTGAAAATGGTTTTGAAGTCAGAAAATACTGCAGCATTGATGAATATCTTGCAAGTGAAAATGTTGCAAAAATTTGGTACTTCACAAGGCTTCAACTTGAGAGGATGGGTGAAGATATTCTGGAAAAGGAACACATTCTAAGAAAAGCCGTCACCTTCAGAAAGGACATGCTTGACAAAATTCCAGAGGGAACAAAGTTTTACCATCCTCTTCCAAGACCAAAAGTTAATTCAGAAATACCAACCTTTTTGGACAATCTACCTTTGAATGGTTGGGAGACGCAGGCAAGAAACGGATTTTGGGTTAGGATAGTTTTGCTTTCGATGCTTGGAGGGGCGATAACAATGGAATGCGACGATGTTGAATCAAATGAGCAGCAACAGGAAGATGAGTATGAATTCATAATACCAGCTCCTATAACTCACGGTTCAAAAGGGGTGGAAAAAGAAGGAAAACGTGGGATAAAGCCTATCGAGAATGGAACAGTGATAGACCACATCGCCAAAGGAAAAATGCCTGAGGAAATTTTTGCCACAATAGTGAAAATAAGAAAAATTCTAAAACTTTACGACTGTGACAGTGCAGATGGAATCTTCAAATCCGCTGATGGAAATTTCAAAGGTTACATAAGTCTTCCTAACAGATACCTTACGAAGAAGGAGATAAAAAAACTTGCAGCTATAGCACCAAATGTTACGGTGAACATAATAAAAGATTCCACTGTAAAGGAGAAGTATCGAATCAAACTTCCTCCAAGAATATACAATTTTGATGAAATACGCTGCAAAAACGAAAACTGCATAACACATCCAAAGAACGGAGAAAATGTGGGTGCATCCTTTGTAAGAGTTGGTGATAAACTTGTTTGCGAGTACTGTGAAACACCTCATGATTATAGCGAGATATGGACTATTTGA
- a CDS encoding lysylphosphatidylglycerol synthase transmembrane domain-containing protein: MKKLIRNILMTFAIGFGIFSLLFLFSDRQELQTAFTTFSKKLIFHMTVILAVDYIMGGLRNYVVLKSVVKRIRFLDAMENYFFGVFFSFVTPMSIGGQPFQIYHLITKIGVDSADATNVVLSRMFSNLIINFIIALLFLPKAIQYLTNKTQLIIISLGLAISIGVTFLCLLAFLNAKFVAKILHILAKTTRNEKFKKISENTLAWVSKMTESTKVLWTKNLYVMIIDMLLGVIMYIFLIPIQLYLPLVHMSGKNFQQIHYFGFVSLYILISSTAIYIPTPGSTGGVEGLCKIVFSNIFGSGVSTYAILIWRLMNYYLPIGVGLALIWRINIWNTNVMDN, translated from the coding sequence TTGAAAAAATTGATCAGAAACATTCTGATGACTTTTGCCATAGGCTTTGGAATTTTCAGTTTACTTTTTTTGTTCTCCGATAGGCAAGAACTTCAAACAGCTTTTACTACTTTTTCAAAAAAGCTGATATTCCACATGACTGTGATCCTCGCTGTAGATTACATTATGGGAGGATTAAGAAACTACGTGGTCCTGAAATCAGTCGTCAAAAGAATCCGGTTCTTAGATGCTATGGAAAACTATTTCTTCGGTGTTTTCTTTTCTTTTGTTACCCCCATGTCAATAGGCGGACAGCCTTTTCAAATATATCATCTTATTACCAAAATTGGCGTAGATTCCGCAGATGCCACAAATGTGGTGCTGTCAAGAATGTTCAGTAACCTGATAATAAATTTCATCATAGCTTTGCTTTTTTTGCCCAAGGCAATACAATACCTTACAAACAAGACACAGCTGATAATTATTTCCCTAGGATTAGCAATATCTATCGGTGTTACTTTCTTGTGTTTGTTAGCATTTCTGAATGCCAAGTTCGTGGCAAAAATTCTACATATATTGGCAAAAACCACAAGGAATGAGAAGTTCAAAAAAATATCTGAGAATACTCTTGCGTGGGTTTCCAAAATGACAGAGAGCACAAAAGTCCTTTGGACAAAGAATTTGTATGTGATGATTATTGATATGCTACTTGGTGTCATCATGTACATTTTCTTAATCCCAATACAACTTTACTTACCGCTTGTTCACATGAGCGGTAAAAACTTTCAACAAATTCATTATTTTGGTTTTGTGAGTTTATACATACTAATAAGCAGCACGGCAATTTACATCCCAACTCCTGGGTCAACTGGTGGTGTAGAGGGTCTTTGCAAAATCGTTTTTTCAAACATTTTTGGTTCAGGTGTTAGTACCTATGCTATACTAATATGGCGCTTAATGAATTATTATTTACCAATCGGTGTAGGACTCGCATTAATTTGGCGGATAAATATATGGAACACCAATGTAATGGATAACTGA